Genomic segment of Parageobacillus genomosp. 1:
ACTTTCGTCGGTTTCCAGCCTTGATTTTCGACCCATTCGATATATACCTTGTAGTGCTGTGTTTGATCTTTCGTAGAAATCGTAGCCACCGCTTTATTCGGCCCGTTATTGCCAATAAACCACACGATCATATCCGATTGGGAAATTCCCGTCGCGTAACTAACCGAGTCGAGCATTTCCTTCCAATCTACCGAATCTTTTTCAAATTGGGTGACATGCGGCTCTGACTGCGTCGTGCCAATCGGCTGCCATGCCGGATTAACGATTTCTTTCTCGATGTTAGAGCCCGGAGCTCCTGGCGTTTCTATCACTTCTTGTTCTTTTTCCTCGCTCGTCTCTTCCACCTCGTCGGATGGCTCACTTTCTTCACTTATTTGCTGCTCATCCCCCATCTCTACCTCTACTTTTTTATCATCATTTTTTTTCGTTTTTTCCATTTTTGCGGATGTGTTCGCCGCTTGCTTATGCGGCTCGTCGTCACCAGCAAATAAATTCCACGCCACTGCCACTATCAACAAAACGACCACGGCAATGGCGGTATTGAGAATACGATTGATTTTCCGGCGCTTTGCCTGCTTGGCAAAACGCGGTCCTATTTCTTTTGCCAACTGTTTCCAACCTGGTTACTAAAATCTATAAAAATCGACTCATCGCGATGGAACCAGGAAACATCGCTTGCCGCTCGGATTCTCACCGAGTTCCATCAGGAAGGGAGTCCCCTTGTCATTCACCTGCTGTGAAAGACACCCCGTGGCTCGCTGTTAGCGACGGCACCTGTCGTGCACCATTCCTTCCCTCGGTCAGTACACGACAACGATTTTAGCAACCAGGTCTACACCTCCTTCAGTTGAATTTGGTCCTGGTTCAGCCAGCAGAATTTGTGCAAGATATTCCATAATGACCATTCATGTTCCTCTTTGAAGTTCTCTATCTTTTTTAACATCATCCCTAGATATTGCCGCAGTTTTCGCTTTTTGATTGCTTGTAGGATTCTTCCATCGACCCTAACACCGCAATCAAATGGCGTTTCACTTTCGTTTTTATGGTGTCCATGAGTTCTTTTGGCAATCGTTCATGATACCCTAATCCCCGCCTGCCAATCACCAAAGCGGCGCTTTCATGAACGGATAACCCATACTTTTTCCTATACTTGAAACGTCCAATGACGCTGGTGTACGCCGGATTCACTTTTTTGATGCGAAACCCAAGCCGCATCCCACGGCGAATGATGGTGTCAGTTAGCTTTTTCTTTTTGAAATGATGGGTCAAGCGATTGAATCGTCTGTCCGTATCGTGCCGCTGTCTTAGTTGGATGTTTTCGATGACCACTGCCCCAACATTCTCTTGAAGCAGCCAGTCATACACGTCTCGCACTGTTTCTCCAACGATGTTGTTTCGTTTATTCGCCCGCACATATTCGAGTTCATGGCAGTAAAACACTTTCGATTTGATGAAGTTTCCTTGTTTCGAAACGATGCTTACGGCGATGCGGTCCATATTGATATCAATTCCAGCGATTCGTTCCGCTTGAATCGGTTCATCGTAGGCAAGTTCTCTGCCATATACCTCTTCTTCATAGATGAGATGGACATAATATTCCCCGTTTTTGCGTTTGATTTCAACGGTATATGGTTGATATTCGATAATGGGCTTTCCTTTTGCATTCACTCCCACTTGTTCTCCCATAACGAGATCGATGATTTCCTCTTCATATTTTTCAGGAACCAACACAGGCAACCTCAAGCGCGGAGCGTGTTTCCCTTTTTGTTGTTCCAGCGGGTTGGCGATTTCTACATACCATTGATTCGTGTTGTCGTCATACACGAGGCGAATATTTAAATTTCCTTTTTTGCTTTTATCGCCTCTGGCGTACAACTGATTGGAACGCAAATCTTTCCATTCT
This window contains:
- a CDS encoding YrrS family protein; this encodes MAKEIGPRFAKQAKRRKINRILNTAIAVVVLLIVAVAWNLFAGDDEPHKQAANTSAKMEKTKKNDDKKVEVEMGDEQQISEESEPSDEVEETSEEKEQEVIETPGAPGSNIEKEIVNPAWQPIGTTQSEPHVTQFEKDSVDWKEMLDSVSYATGISQSDMIVWFIGNNGPNKAVATISTKDQTQHYKVYIEWVENQGWKPTKVQKLKERG
- a CDS encoding IS200/IS605 family accessory protein TnpB-related protein: MKTVRGMKIVSHDESQLRSLDELMRVFGSAKRYAFNRLLEGRNAKDIIQHLSHPFRLNKRFAEDAVLLAQSLISSQLELLPMRLEDVQAKIEKTEKKIDEYQHGRKTPKKVDLPTCLGGLHQRLEKLKAKEAELKHHLDQGTIPRVIFGGKENFYKRLKGNITNEEWKDLRSNQLYARGDKSKKGNLNIRLVYDDNTNQWYVEIANPLEQQKGKHAPRLRLPVLVPEKYEEEIIDLVMGEQVGVNAKGKPIIEYQPYTVEIKRKNGEYYVHLIYEEEVYGRELAYDEPIQAERIAGIDINMDRIAVSIVSKQGNFIKSKVFYCHELEYVRANKRNNIVGETVRDVYDWLLQENVGAVVIENIQLRQRHDTDRRFNRLTHHFKKKKLTDTIIRRGMRLGFRIKKVNPAYTSVIGRFKYRKKYGLSVHESAALVIGRRGLGYHERLPKELMDTIKTKVKRHLIAVLGSMEESYKQSKSENCGNI